A window from Bacillota bacterium encodes these proteins:
- a CDS encoding PspC domain-containing protein, which yields MKRLYRSRRERMVAGVCGGVAQYFNVDVVIVRLAWVIFALAGGPGIIAYIIAWIIVPEEPAAPGTHVSVEGDTHAEPADIPSKNKSQKALGYILVALGLYILLRAVFPMPWSLSWGFSLGQWWPVILIALGVAMVLGFFDRGRSA from the coding sequence GTGAAGCGCCTCTACCGCTCGAGGAGAGAAAGGATGGTGGCCGGAGTCTGTGGCGGCGTAGCCCAGTACTTCAATGTGGACGTGGTTATCGTCCGTCTAGCCTGGGTGATCTTTGCCCTGGCCGGGGGGCCGGGCATCATTGCCTACATCATCGCCTGGATCATCGTGCCAGAGGAGCCAGCGGCACCCGGGACCCATGTCTCCGTGGAGGGCGATACCCACGCTGAACCGGCGGATATACCCTCCAAGAACAAGTCCCAGAAAGCCCTGGGCTACATCCTCGTAGCCCTGGGCCTTTACATTCTTCTTCGCGCCGTGTTTCCCATGCCCTGGAGTCTATCCTGGGGCTTCTCCCTCGGGCAGTGGTGGCCTGTCATCCTCATTGCCCTGGGTGTTGCCATGGTACTGGGCTTCTTTGATCGGGGGCGGTCCGCTTGA